In one Bdellovibrionota bacterium genomic region, the following are encoded:
- a CDS encoding M64 family metallopeptidase — protein MKGLVCLLLSAFILTGCGLQKTKTKNILEVTDDGDVHYEGTNEFGEFNDHQIFLDPLAQEYEKGIVIANQLSSVKTILNNGLENRVNVVLIGDGYTKSQLSQYAEDAQNISNKFLDQEPLKSYKSYFNVHRVDVISSQSGVDNDLSNGRKRDTALDMNYWCSGIERLLCVNIQKAKQYAANAPKVDQILAIANSTKHGGAGYWGDGVGTLASRNPSSIETAIHEFGHTFGKLGDEYNYVGSNSSECLAKANGSSLTSLQMLANKTKWFRWLDLNHIKTFEGTCYTNSGYRPTENSKMRTLGLPFYEVNSEQLIFSIYKKVKPIEAATAPGTYPKDRILRVTPMQPIGHTLDVRWYLNGNEILNAAQKLNFSVASLRLTSGTHKITVKVIDKTSKVRDEVQRAQLMTDSRTWTIQ, from the coding sequence TTGAAGGGTCTAGTTTGCTTATTATTAAGCGCATTTATCCTTACGGGATGCGGATTACAAAAAACAAAAACTAAAAATATTTTAGAAGTAACAGACGATGGAGATGTTCATTACGAAGGAACAAATGAGTTTGGTGAATTCAATGATCATCAAATTTTTTTAGATCCTTTAGCTCAAGAATATGAAAAAGGTATTGTGATTGCCAACCAATTAAGCTCAGTAAAAACAATTTTAAATAATGGTTTAGAAAACAGAGTCAATGTAGTGTTGATCGGTGATGGTTACACGAAATCTCAACTCTCACAATATGCAGAAGACGCTCAAAACATTTCTAATAAGTTTTTAGATCAAGAACCTTTAAAATCCTATAAATCTTATTTTAATGTTCATAGGGTAGATGTGATTTCTTCTCAGTCAGGTGTGGATAATGATCTTTCTAATGGTCGTAAGAGAGACACCGCTCTAGATATGAATTATTGGTGCAGTGGAATAGAGAGACTTCTTTGTGTAAATATTCAAAAGGCAAAGCAATATGCAGCGAACGCCCCGAAGGTAGATCAGATTCTTGCCATTGCAAATTCCACGAAGCATGGGGGTGCAGGATACTGGGGAGATGGCGTAGGAACGTTGGCTTCAAGAAATCCAAGTTCTATAGAAACCGCAATTCATGAATTTGGACATACTTTTGGAAAGCTGGGAGATGAGTACAACTATGTAGGATCGAATTCTTCTGAATGTCTAGCCAAAGCCAATGGATCAAGCCTGACATCCTTACAAATGCTAGCTAATAAAACCAAATGGTTTCGCTGGCTGGATCTGAATCATATAAAAACTTTTGAAGGAACTTGCTATACAAATTCTGGATACAGACCTACGGAAAACTCCAAGATGAGGACTTTGGGTTTGCCTTTTTATGAAGTGAACTCAGAGCAATTGATTTTTTCAATTTACAAAAAAGTAAAACCGATTGAAGCAGCGACTGCTCCAGGAACTTATCCAAAAGATCGAATTCTGAGAGTCACACCAATGCAACCTATAGGGCACACTTTGGATGTAAGATGGTATCTCAATGGAAATGAAATTCTGAATGCTGCTCAGAAACTGAATTTCTCGGTTGCTAGTTTAAGGCTAACTTCAGGAACCCATAAAATAACTGTGAAAGTAATAGATAAAACCTCCAAAGTCCGCGATGAGGTTCAAAGAGCCCAGCTTATGACTGATTCTAGAACATGGACGATTCAATAG
- a CDS encoding DUF3341 domain-containing protein, translated as MTTSQYQKAKAVFGVFETRMELEKTVDNLKAQGYRNSDISVLIPGESDEFFEKDQKETKASEGAATGAVGGLAFGGALGWLAGAGALAIPGIGPFVAAGPIMAAIAGAGIAGTVGGVAGALVGSGIPEDEAKKYESYVKEGAMLLSVHADDMNWMNKARLILQSGGAKDVTAVSEKDSKIIRKEINRGEMESRF; from the coding sequence ATGACAACATCTCAATACCAAAAAGCAAAAGCAGTATTCGGTGTTTTTGAAACTCGAATGGAGTTGGAAAAAACGGTAGATAACCTCAAAGCCCAAGGATATAGAAATTCAGATATTTCTGTTTTGATTCCCGGCGAAAGCGATGAATTTTTTGAAAAGGATCAAAAAGAAACTAAGGCTTCGGAAGGTGCTGCAACAGGTGCCGTTGGAGGACTTGCATTTGGCGGAGCTTTAGGATGGTTGGCAGGTGCAGGTGCACTAGCTATTCCAGGAATTGGCCCTTTTGTAGCAGCAGGTCCTATTATGGCAGCCATTGCTGGAGCAGGGATTGCCGGTACAGTAGGAGGAGTTGCAGGAGCACTCGTAGGGTCAGGCATCCCGGAGGATGAAGCAAAAAAATACGAGAGCTATGTTAAAGAAGGGGCCATGCTTCTCTCTGTTCATGCTGATGACATGAATTGGATGAATAAGGCGAGATTGATTCTTCAATCAGGCGGAGCCAAAGACGTAACCGCAGTATCAGAGAAAGACAGTAAAATAATTAGAAAAGAAATTAACAGGGGAGAGATGGAATCTCGTTTCTAG
- a CDS encoding BON domain-containing protein, which translates to MNRTSLKLSAIVLLGFSIGGFRVGAQAYTTAPTEASNPSVLDQSSGTTQDVEVTRLIREELGKNDSFSTSAKNIEVITLNNTVTLKGSVATQNERTQLINVAQRVAGNRAVRNEITVDTTRR; encoded by the coding sequence ATGAATAGAACATCACTTAAATTATCAGCAATTGTGCTATTGGGTTTTTCAATAGGCGGCTTTAGAGTAGGCGCACAAGCATACACAACTGCACCGACAGAAGCATCTAATCCCAGCGTTTTGGATCAAAGCTCAGGAACTACTCAAGATGTTGAGGTTACTCGCTTGATTCGTGAAGAACTTGGTAAAAACGATAGTTTTTCAACGTCAGCTAAAAATATTGAGGTTATTACACTTAATAATACAGTAACTTTAAAAGGTAGTGTTGCAACTCAAAATGAGAGAACTCAATTGATTAATGTAGCACAAAGAGTTGCAGGGAACAGAGCTGTTCGTAATGAGATCACGGTAGATACAACTAGAAGATAA
- a CDS encoding AgmX/PglI C-terminal domain-containing protein, translated as MNKKKIILLSLSVFAVAGSAYGMKYYYDHFEKRGGKIVSKIPKLSQEDKIRNIIKKNLKDIQDCYNQRLEDGLDKNGKLKISWDINEIGIASNFNESDNELNDTELYDCSSHAISKWRFPEGIYFKINYTFKLKQKEKGDRQTASTVE; from the coding sequence ATGAATAAGAAAAAGATAATTTTATTGTCTCTATCTGTATTTGCAGTTGCAGGATCAGCATACGGAATGAAGTACTATTATGACCACTTTGAAAAACGTGGCGGAAAGATTGTTTCTAAAATTCCAAAGCTTTCACAGGAAGATAAAATTAGAAATATTATCAAGAAAAACCTTAAGGACATTCAAGATTGTTATAATCAACGCTTAGAAGATGGATTGGATAAAAATGGTAAGCTCAAAATTTCTTGGGATATCAATGAAATCGGTATCGCCTCAAATTTCAATGAATCTGACAATGAATTGAATGATACAGAGCTTTATGACTGTAGTTCTCACGCCATCAGCAAGTGGCGTTTCCCTGAAGGAATATATTTTAAAATTAATTATACCTTTAAGTTAAAACAAAAAGAAAAAGGCGATCGTCAAACTGCCTCCACTGTAGAGTAG
- a CDS encoding DNA polymerase has protein sequence MTTVFETDKSSFMPEMNSQPTASQSTVQWIFVDLNSYFAAVEQELNPKYRGKPLAVLPTMAETTSVIAASIEAKKFGVKTNVRVSDARRMCPGIIFVEANHRHYVDYHNRIVEAVESCHPVHAVMSIDEVALKLGGRDQKLENALKLAEEIRAKIFSVGSQLKCSIGLSTNKLLSKVASDMQKPNGLTVILKEDIPKKLLSLKLRDFPGIGGGMEERLNLKGIRTVQDMFNQDEKSMKNIWGGIVGQRYYHWIRGEDLGDAKTENTKSLNRSHVLSPELRTQASAFGIAQKLLHKAGLAMRRDNYWARAMYVSIRYTDRTKWSEETRMDDCQDVHGLNHILQDMWSRRKQRGTPLKVSITLSNLITNEERTLSFFENTNRTKLSHAMDALNLKYGKNLIYLAGMHETKKGAPTRIAFSNIPDFSIDEEKD, from the coding sequence ATGACAACTGTTTTCGAAACTGATAAATCTAGTTTTATGCCTGAAATGAACTCTCAACCGACAGCCTCTCAATCTACAGTTCAGTGGATCTTTGTAGATCTTAATTCTTACTTTGCTGCCGTTGAACAAGAACTCAACCCAAAATATCGTGGAAAGCCATTAGCTGTGCTTCCAACTATGGCAGAAACCACAAGTGTTATCGCTGCAAGTATTGAGGCTAAAAAATTTGGCGTTAAAACCAATGTTCGTGTCAGTGACGCCAGAAGAATGTGTCCTGGAATTATTTTTGTAGAAGCAAACCACAGGCATTATGTAGATTATCATAATCGTATTGTGGAAGCCGTAGAGAGTTGCCATCCGGTTCATGCCGTTATGTCTATTGATGAAGTGGCGTTGAAATTGGGCGGCCGCGATCAAAAATTAGAAAATGCTTTAAAATTAGCAGAAGAAATCCGTGCCAAGATTTTTTCTGTAGGATCACAACTCAAATGCTCCATTGGCCTTTCGACAAATAAACTTCTTTCTAAAGTCGCAAGTGATATGCAAAAACCTAATGGACTTACCGTCATTTTGAAAGAGGACATTCCCAAGAAACTTCTATCCTTAAAACTTCGTGATTTCCCAGGAATTGGTGGCGGCATGGAAGAGCGCTTGAATCTCAAAGGCATTCGCACCGTTCAAGATATGTTCAATCAAGATGAGAAATCGATGAAAAACATTTGGGGCGGAATCGTGGGCCAAAGATATTATCATTGGATTCGCGGCGAAGATCTTGGGGATGCAAAAACTGAAAATACCAAATCCCTCAATCGATCCCATGTGCTTTCACCAGAGTTGAGAACTCAGGCCAGTGCTTTTGGTATTGCTCAAAAACTGCTTCATAAAGCAGGTCTTGCTATGAGGCGAGACAACTATTGGGCTCGCGCCATGTATGTTTCTATACGCTATACCGATCGCACAAAATGGTCGGAAGAAACTCGCATGGATGATTGCCAAGATGTACATGGTCTAAATCACATCCTACAAGATATGTGGTCGAGAAGAAAACAACGAGGAACACCTTTAAAAGTTTCTATAACGCTTTCCAATCTCATCACAAACGAAGAGAGGACATTGTCTTTTTTTGAGAATACCAATCGCACCAAGCTCTCCCACGCCATGGATGCCCTCAATTTAAAGTACGGTAAAAACCTCATATACCTCGCTGGAATGCATGAAACCAAAAAAGGCGCCCCTACACGCATTGCCTTCTCTAATATTCCAGATTTCTCAATAGACGAAGAAAAAGACTAG
- a CDS encoding lytic transglycosylase domain-containing protein → MKFNKLYITAIVIGLFHVPSTSYQTILAMPSVDLASVFEHQKELVGSKRLPSAFQENKNAEQIVSQLVLEIVRESLPKNYKNQSEKVAKTIIEEANKYEMDPLFLTSIIKHESAFNPKSIGLVGEIGLMQIRPTTAKWLNDKYKIVKKVNLKNPITNIKLGAFFLNKLRGKFDNNSRYYMSAYNMGAAKLRQKLKENVKPKEYVGHVMKHYVKYMERLEVAAEKSLQLSEAEMMIRTAQLCNGIPAKHLAYN, encoded by the coding sequence ATGAAATTCAATAAACTATATATTACAGCGATTGTGATTGGTTTATTTCACGTACCTAGCACGTCATACCAAACTATTTTAGCAATGCCTTCAGTTGATCTCGCTTCAGTATTTGAACATCAAAAAGAACTTGTTGGTTCAAAGAGACTGCCGAGTGCATTTCAAGAAAACAAAAATGCAGAACAAATCGTTTCTCAATTGGTATTGGAAATTGTGCGCGAGTCACTTCCAAAAAATTATAAAAATCAGTCTGAGAAAGTAGCAAAAACCATCATTGAAGAAGCCAATAAATATGAAATGGACCCATTATTTTTAACGTCCATCATCAAGCATGAATCTGCTTTCAATCCAAAATCCATTGGATTAGTTGGTGAAATTGGTCTTATGCAAATCCGCCCAACTACCGCAAAATGGTTGAACGATAAATATAAAATCGTAAAAAAAGTGAATCTTAAGAATCCAATTACAAATATCAAATTGGGCGCTTTCTTCTTGAACAAATTAAGAGGAAAGTTTGACAACAATAGCCGTTACTACATGTCTGCATACAATATGGGAGCAGCAAAATTAAGACAGAAGTTAAAAGAAAACGTAAAACCTAAGGAATACGTAGGCCATGTGATGAAACACTATGTGAAATATATGGAACGCCTAGAAGTTGCGGCAGAAAAATCACTTCAGTTGTCAGAAGCAGAAATGATGATCAGAACAGCTCAACTCTGTAACGGAATCCCGGCGAAACACTTAGCTTACAACTGA
- a CDS encoding cation transporter, whose amino-acid sequence MKKLFLVAALALLPLSGFAGEANVKVNGMVCSFCTSKLEKSFKAKDEVNVVHVDLDKKNVHLVFKDQKNLSDDEIKKIITEAGYNVVRVER is encoded by the coding sequence ATGAAAAAATTATTTTTAGTAGCTGCACTAGCACTATTGCCTCTTTCTGGTTTTGCGGGAGAAGCCAATGTAAAAGTGAATGGAATGGTTTGCAGCTTCTGCACAAGCAAGTTAGAGAAATCTTTTAAGGCCAAAGACGAAGTGAATGTTGTGCACGTGGACCTAGATAAAAAGAATGTGCATTTGGTATTTAAAGATCAAAAGAATCTTTCTGACGATGAAATCAAAAAAATTATAACCGAAGCGGGTTATAATGTTGTGAGGGTTGAAAGATAA
- a CDS encoding sigma-70 family RNA polymerase sigma factor, translating to MNYDNMTDEKLMELYQASDKSAFNTLFKRHSGLVYGYLLKKLKNEEVSKDVLQIVFMKLHVNKEKFNTEQPFLPWFFVLIKNTMTDELRKKKEHLELKEEMIMEDPEPQIHIDLDNAVRELNPRYQKVLEMRYTEDLDFEVIAKSLNTTPQNIRKIVSRAVSELKNKFLKDER from the coding sequence GTGAATTACGACAATATGACGGATGAAAAACTGATGGAGCTTTACCAAGCCTCTGACAAGAGTGCCTTTAATACTCTATTCAAAAGACACTCGGGATTGGTTTATGGTTACCTACTCAAGAAGTTAAAAAATGAAGAGGTTTCAAAGGATGTCCTCCAAATTGTCTTTATGAAACTTCATGTGAATAAAGAAAAATTCAATACTGAGCAGCCTTTTTTACCCTGGTTTTTCGTATTGATAAAAAACACGATGACCGATGAGCTTCGAAAAAAGAAAGAACATCTTGAACTCAAAGAAGAGATGATTATGGAAGATCCAGAGCCACAAATTCACATTGATCTCGACAACGCTGTAAGAGAATTGAATCCACGTTATCAGAAAGTACTCGAAATGAGATACACCGAAGATTTGGATTTTGAAGTGATAGCGAAAAGTTTAAACACAACACCACAGAATATTAGAAAAATAGTGAGCCGCGCAGTTTCAGAACTTAAAAATAAATTTTTAAAGGATGAAAGATGA
- a CDS encoding peptidoglycan DD-metalloendopeptidase family protein, whose protein sequence is MINFKNFKFHSVIDLPKDYEIFDFTQGYDENRNLKFPYGIGKYNEKRKNMYTGPLYVDQRDIHVGIDIGAPVGTPVHAFYDGEIYMVGYNSQPLDYGYTVITKHVLEKTDLYVLHGHLNKKSIETKKPGLKFKAGEVIAWLGDRTENGGWNPHLHFQLSYEKPETCDMPGVVHEKNLKESLEKYPDPRLILGPLY, encoded by the coding sequence ATGATAAATTTTAAAAACTTTAAATTTCATTCAGTTATAGATTTGCCTAAAGATTATGAAATATTCGATTTTACTCAAGGCTATGATGAAAATCGCAATCTTAAGTTTCCTTATGGAATAGGGAAGTACAATGAGAAAAGAAAAAACATGTACACGGGGCCACTTTATGTGGATCAAAGGGATATACATGTTGGAATAGATATTGGAGCTCCTGTAGGGACCCCCGTGCATGCCTTTTATGATGGTGAGATCTATATGGTAGGTTATAATTCTCAGCCTTTAGATTACGGTTATACTGTCATTACAAAGCATGTCCTTGAGAAAACAGATCTCTATGTTCTTCACGGTCACTTGAACAAAAAGTCCATTGAAACCAAAAAGCCTGGCCTAAAATTTAAAGCAGGTGAGGTCATTGCATGGCTAGGAGATAGAACTGAGAACGGTGGATGGAATCCTCATCTTCATTTTCAACTGTCTTACGAAAAACCAGAAACATGTGATATGCCAGGAGTTGTTCACGAAAAGAATTTAAAAGAATCTTTAGAAAAGTACCCTGACCCAAGACTTATCTTAGGGCCACTTTACTGA
- a CDS encoding acyl-CoA thioesterase, which yields MTPKIFEYNLLIKEAHLDTFGHVNNAKYLELLEEARWDLITQNSYGLKEVMAKKIGPVILEVNLKFRKELKLREKIKVLTSCKKHEGKIGTIEQKIINEKGEESAIAVFTYALFDLAQRKIIDPTPEWLKAIGY from the coding sequence ATGACACCTAAAATTTTTGAATACAATTTACTTATAAAAGAAGCTCACTTAGACACTTTCGGTCACGTGAATAACGCTAAATATCTCGAGCTTTTGGAAGAAGCTCGCTGGGATCTAATCACACAAAATAGCTATGGCTTAAAAGAAGTTATGGCTAAAAAAATTGGACCTGTAATTTTAGAAGTAAATTTAAAGTTTAGAAAGGAATTAAAATTACGTGAAAAAATAAAAGTTCTTACTTCTTGCAAAAAACATGAAGGAAAAATCGGAACTATTGAGCAAAAAATAATAAATGAAAAAGGCGAAGAATCTGCAATTGCCGTTTTTACCTACGCACTTTTTGATTTAGCACAACGAAAAATCATTGATCCTACGCCAGAGTGGCTTAAAGCTATTGGATACTAG
- the corA gene encoding magnesium/cobalt transporter CorA — translation MTSSKSPQKNKERNWLPPGSLVYVGSHVDTKVKINIIDYSENFYSELEVQNIEQCKSNTEEKENVTWVDIKGLSDTKTIEAVGKYFGIHRMWLEDVLNTEHQPKAEEVDDLLFTIIKAARFDDQLKYIEYDQVSLFLGPNFVISFTENPNDILEPVKNRIRQAKGKIRQAKADYLFYALVDSLVDQYLHVVKILGHKIEDLDTKMNVEVDDKDAQEIRHLKNELIYIRKAALPIRDSIGLITRSETEDIEPRTKMYFKDSYEHALQVVAHLDFYREMLSGLSESYAQNMNRKLNEVLRLLTVFTSVFSPLTFIVGVYGMNFKNFPELQWENGYYMIWAIMLAITTIMLTFFKRKKWI, via the coding sequence ATGACGTCATCTAAGAGTCCGCAAAAAAATAAAGAACGAAATTGGCTCCCTCCGGGATCCCTTGTTTATGTTGGTTCGCATGTCGACACAAAAGTAAAAATCAACATTATAGATTACAGTGAAAATTTTTATTCGGAATTAGAAGTTCAAAATATCGAGCAATGCAAAAGCAATACGGAAGAAAAAGAAAATGTCACTTGGGTGGATATTAAAGGATTAAGCGATACTAAAACTATTGAAGCCGTCGGAAAGTATTTTGGCATTCATCGTATGTGGTTGGAAGACGTTTTAAATACTGAACATCAGCCCAAGGCCGAAGAAGTGGATGATTTATTATTCACTATTATTAAAGCGGCAAGATTTGATGATCAATTAAAGTATATTGAATACGATCAAGTGAGTTTGTTTTTGGGTCCAAATTTTGTAATTTCATTTACGGAAAATCCAAATGATATCTTAGAGCCAGTAAAAAATAGAATCAGGCAAGCCAAAGGAAAGATCCGTCAAGCAAAGGCAGATTATCTGTTTTACGCTTTAGTGGATTCCTTAGTAGATCAGTATCTGCATGTTGTAAAAATTCTGGGTCACAAAATTGAAGACCTGGATACAAAGATGAATGTCGAAGTGGACGACAAAGATGCCCAAGAAATTCGACATCTAAAAAACGAATTGATTTACATAAGGAAGGCTGCGCTTCCAATCAGAGATTCAATTGGACTCATCACGAGAAGCGAAACGGAAGATATTGAGCCTCGAACAAAAATGTATTTCAAAGATTCTTATGAACACGCGCTGCAAGTGGTTGCACACTTGGATTTTTATCGAGAAATGTTAAGTGGTTTATCAGAATCCTATGCACAAAACATGAATAGAAAATTGAACGAAGTACTAAGACTCTTAACGGTTTTCACATCCGTATTCAGTCCTCTCACATTCATTGTGGGAGTGTATGGCATGAACTTCAAAAATTTTCCGGAACTCCAATGGGAAAACGGATATTACATGATTTGGGCGATCATGCTTGCGATCACTACAATCATGCTAACTTTCTTCAAAAGAAAAAAATGGATCTAG
- a CDS encoding response regulator, which produces MSEQEAVSTSELTQHLENILNVKEYRPKVLIVEDDLDMVEIVEKILMSINPSTEVSWASSAEEAHFRLHSQKIHNWDSPYDLIIADIFLEGEETGLDLFRKCQGLYPDIPFIATSSTSIDKFYSKYGFSKIPLFLAKPVQYSEWKSILQDLL; this is translated from the coding sequence ATGAGTGAACAGGAAGCAGTATCAACTTCTGAGTTAACACAGCATTTGGAAAACATTCTTAACGTAAAGGAATACAGACCAAAAGTTTTGATCGTAGAAGATGATCTAGACATGGTAGAAATTGTTGAAAAGATTTTAATGTCCATCAACCCATCGACAGAGGTGAGTTGGGCAAGTAGTGCAGAGGAAGCGCACTTTAGATTGCATAGTCAAAAAATACATAATTGGGATAGCCCATATGATTTAATTATTGCCGATATTTTCTTAGAAGGTGAGGAGACAGGTCTTGATCTTTTTAGAAAGTGTCAGGGATTGTATCCAGATATTCCTTTCATTGCGACATCAAGTACTTCTATTGACAAGTTCTATAGTAAGTATGGCTTTAGCAAGATTCCTTTATTCTTAGCTAAACCTGTGCAATACAGTGAATGGAAATCAATCCTACAGGATTTACTTTAA